The genomic segment tcaccccgttcctactcccgcttttcgagccggaaccccggtaacacgctaggCGGTCCGTAGCTAAAGGCTTAGTAACAAAGATTTCTTCGTTATACCTAGGCAGAAACCTACATAgctacctacctatacatagGTAAAGGTATCTTAACGACGAATATATTTTTAGTCTGTCACGATCTGCGTTTTGCCGCTGAGCAGACGCatacataaacaattaaataattactgaTTCTTAACTCTTTACCTGGCTAGCTATTGTCTTTGTCACGTTTGGGGTTCCGTGGATAAAGGGCTTGATACTAATAGGACTTTCGACTTAGGTATCTACATACATCTAGTGTTTATTCTGTAACCTGCGCTTttaactgggactggtcagctccagactgcattaattttgttgtcctcgaggttaatttctttttctatcgctttgactgaatattagttttacattgttctcacatagtagAAGCAatagaaacaatgtaaccaagaattgtattgcgaatctgattgaaaaagagcctatggagtttcttatcTCGTTCTTCTCCTTAGGAATCTAccctttggaacaagcaaatagcttcaatagaggactgaccgacagacgttattaatattattataatatttgctttgacgttcaaaaatgctttcctggtctatttgaaataaataattttgactttgactttgacattgactacATCTATAGTGGCCATGCACgtgattttttgtaaacaaaggtGGTTTCTCAAATTAATTGCTTATAACTTGTGAAGACAGACCTAATAGGCGTTAAGCGTTTTGGTCGTATACCTACAGTGAATCGTCAAGATACCTCATAACTTACAACTTTATAAGTTTACAATAATCTTACATAAAAAAGGGGgaaaaaaacgaaaacaatGAACACGTTTCAAAGGAAAACGTGACATAAAGTTTTAccgacgaaataaaaaatagagcGCCAGTGACCAATCAAAATCACGATCATGATCAtgtaaaatgattaaatatatTCACAGAAAAAAACTACGGAAATGCTCTGGGAAACTATCAAGGTCTTGAGTAGTGTTATAGGTAAAGAAATAGTAAATACCTGTGGATATATGAAACAATAAATTAGTTGTTTAGGTACCTACGATAGACAGACTGCACGTGgcctattgttatttttgtaggtaaccaacctatttatagtttaaagcttactattattttttggttgtatgttttgttactcaataacgtcaaaactgctaaagggatcgggatgaaatttggagtAGGGGTAGATTAATCTGTGAAGTGCGAAGCGCGCTCGTATACGGTCGTGTTTACAAAACTCGCGAATCGCGCGGCACTAGCCGCTGCCTGCCTTACTATGAGTACCCAACCACTCATAGCCAATGAGTTGCTGGCATTTATTCAGCATGCCATCGACACGATGGATGAGGTTAGCATCTTGCAAATCTGCAAATCTAACTTCAAGGAGGAAGACATCAGTAGCGGCAAAAAGTTGCTATTCCAATGTCTTGGAAAGCTGGACGAGATGCCAGCTCGCCGAAGAGACGGAACGGAGAAAAGTGTGCAAGACATTATCACCTTGCTGAAGGTGACAGATCCCGACGACGTGCCTGCATTCGTGGCAAAGGACCTGCACAAGCTGCCCCCTGTCACCTTTGATCACGTCGACGTTACCAGGCTGCTCAAGGACATCATATCCTTGAAGACAAGCCTGGCTGAGGTACAGTCGAAGCTGATGTCATCAGAAAATACCATCGGAGAACTCCGTGCGGAATTATTGGCATTACGCAACGCTGTCGTTGTAAGTGGGTCACCAACACTGTGCACCGACGACGCAAACACATGCCGCGGTGCAGCTAGTGCATCGGTCAGCAGTTTTGAGTCGGCGAAGGCGCAGGCATCGCCACGTGCGGGCGCTGCAGTGAGTCACTCCGCCGAACGGCTAGCGTCTCCGGCGCAGGCTACGACACGTGTGAGTACGTCGACCCCCAAACGTGCTTACGCTGACATCGCTGCAAAAGGGGGTAAGCAGGTTCAACAGGGCGAAAAGCCTCAAACGGATCTGCATCAGGAGGTTCCTAAAAAGAACCAGAATGTCAAGGAAGGCTTTACCCTtgtagaaagaaagaagaagaggAAGCCTACTTGCCGCAATCAGTGCGGTACCGCACTGACAGGACACAATTATCTGCTGCGTCCTGCTGTACCAGCGACGCTGCTCTACGTGTCCCGTCTGCATGACTCCACAAAGGTCGAGGAGATTGTGGAGTTCATCAAGATCAAGGCAAAACTTCATCTGAAGGTCGAGCAGCTGCACTCTCAACACAGAGTGGACTTCAAGTCCTTTGTGGTCAGGGTGCCGACTGAACATCTATCGACCTTAATGAAAGAGGAGTTTTGGCCGCGAGGGGTAGTCTACCGACGGTTCCGAGGTCGGCTACCGGACActgcgcgacacacgacgccgtCTCTTCGTGTGACCTAGTTATTAAGTTGtactaaataattgtaatattttttgtaatctatgtatagtatttataaattctaatgtattagtttatagtatttgatatgggcctatgaagcctgaaataaatgaatataaataaaaaaaaaaaaaaaaaaaaaaaaataatctggAATAGCACATAGGCTATTCCAGATTTATCTACCCCTACTCCAAATTTCCCTAATGCCGCAAGCGGAAACTAGAATAAAAAATTCGAAAGTTTgcgtttgttactcaatcacgtcaaaatggctaaagggatcgggatgaaatttggaacagggatagattatagtctggattagcatgtaaaatactttttttccCACGGGAAAGCTGGCGAAattgctggcagaagctagttttataaATTCGAAagcttgtgtgtatgtttgtaactcaatcacgGTAGAActgctaaagggatcgggatggaagttggaacagggatagattatggtctgaaatagcTTAACCTTTCGtgtgccgtatataagacaacaatagaaaacacattgtgtctcgcgtggatccacgttccaaacatacgaagggttaatactttttatcccacgggaaataCGTCTTGTTATCCAATCACGTCAAAATTACTAAAGGGATctggttgatttttttaatggaggATAATCATCttacgacttctcccgccttgggtgaggcgagagggattatcagacttttactgactaaaaaccacgtcattcctactcctgcttttcgagccggagtcccggtaggCTAGGTAGTCCCCAGCCAGGTGTAGATTTTTAACAAGAACACGGGTGATACCGCAGACTCTGGTTTTAAATAATAGGTTTTGACTCTGTTGATAGAGTCTATAAGGTGAGGCAACGTCAGTTAGGTCGTCAAATATATTGGCAAGGCCTTTAAAGTATTTGTAGATTTTTGGAGACAAAGAGAGACCGGGTCTTTCTCGTCTAGACAGACAAATAGCTTGAGGGTTACTGGTTTAGCCGTCgtttacaatttaattagtatattatcggctttctcactctgttagaggctcatattggCTAGTAcctagcagcgcgacaatcgccgtgtcgtgtatcccgaaatgctgctcatgaatatgagcctctagcatggcttgaaactagtcgagttcctcgtcaaaacattacgtgagtaagccgataacataataattaatttagtatgtctcacggaagttataataaaattatagtttacaATTTACTCTAAGATAACatgttgtttacaaataaatattattaaaaataccaaCTATTATAAACTaagttttagtagttttagttaaaCGTAGTTGTTGTTCCATAGCTAATTACTGTTTTTTAAAAGCTTTATGATCTCACACTAGCatagttaaatgaaaaatataattactaacaaaaatataaatctatactgatactgatattataaagctgaagagtttgtttgtttgaacgcgctaatctccggaactactggtctgaattgaataattatttttgtgttggatagtgcatttatcgaggaaggctataggctataaaacatcacgctatgactaataggagccgagcagagcgggtgaaacagcgcggaagtagctattatTAATACACTGTAAGAAAATAGGTACATGCATAGACGTTACATATATCCTAGATCTCGGGCTCCCAACCTTTTTTGGTTAAGCACcatcttcataattatttttatgttagggACATcatctataatttaaaaataagtcgggttttctttcATGACGCTATagctccagaacgcacgaaccgctttctacggttttgcattcattggaaaggaaACCTTCCTCtttaaaattaaggaaaaatttaagagaaagcaggaaaacaggaaaaatcattggtggcgaaacgaagttcgccgggtttgctagttcaCTTATAATTATCATGGGTGAGGCACCCAtgatgacaaataaaaatagttacagTCACTCTTCTTAATTGTCTTCTTTTCTATAAGTTTAATTCGAGCTTTAACCGTAGTATTTATTGGACAGAGACAAtcttgtgtattatttttttatccattTTTTGTATCCTTCGGGCCAGTTGGGAACCACTGCCCTAGACACATGTAATGTCTTACTTATCTTAACGTTTATATTTTTCCAGATATTAACTCCTGCATGAAGCCACAGTGCGATGAAGCCTTTTATAAAGCAggtaaatacctatttaaatcattttacaATCGTATTCCTAGCTACTTTGATTTTTTAACGACATTTAGATACCTAGTTACATAATGATCATAACAAAAAGAACGAAATGGGCATTGTGCCCGTTTAGACCAactctcttaaattttaagggGTCCCTTAACTAACCTAACGGCAAaattaagggttgcttacactaagtaactcttagttaagaCATGGTTTAGTGGATCTACCACTCAACCTCGTCTTAACTTCTAGTTGACTGACAGATAAAATTCCtgtatctgtacccttagtacgagtgtgCTTGACGTTTAAAGTGATCGAAACGAgattgattggttggtttattcgagccggccaatcagagcgaccAACACGCACCCGTTTCGATCACTAACTCATACTAACTCTTTTTTAAGAATAACCAAGACTTAATTTACTATACATTGCGTTCCAGGCATTCGTGGTAAGCGGTGCGGCGTTGAACATAGCCGGGCATGGATGCGCACACGGTTTCCCTGCTGTGTTGTTCGCGCAGTTGAAGAGGGACGGAGGGCCCGTCACGCTGACAGATCATGACACATCATGGATTGGTAGGTTTTGATAAAACCTTCTTTTAATGGGATATATGAAGGCTAATGAGTAAAAGGACCGgctagtttttttattagataatcatccaatgtttcATCCATTGTTAGCCTTGAGCggggcgagagtgtcagactcttactgattaaaaatccgccctgttcctactcctgcttttcgagccggagccctggtatcctgataggcagtccgcagctcaggaccACCTGGTAGTAAGCAATCATGATTGAGTACTTTTAGACACTTGCAATGAACACTAGAGGAGATACGAGTGCGTTGTTAGCCTTTGGTTTGGGCCTCCATAAACCTATATTCTATAAGATCTCCATaaattgactgcatggttgccacaatggctgggcaactggctgtcgtggaatgtgtagcgggttctattcccgcacagagcaactctttgtgtgatccacaaattgtctggctgtgggtgtcatgtgcatgtgaaatggtatgtttctaaacatactcatgacacaggagaaaatagtgaggggaaaagtttttaaataatgaaaaatacccaactcctgatctaggtaggtactagttaaATTTAAGTAGGTAGGATAGGACACTTGTAAACTTGTGACGGACGAaagagataataattattgaaagaCCTTGGCAAACTGTACCACATAGCTACATATTTATAGGCCTAGGTCTGAACTTGTATTTAtttgcacaataaaaaaaactaaaataagcaCTGGTTAAGTAGCTACCTGAGctacaaatgaaaaaaaagaaactttaaataagtagttttaatttttttaaaaagaaaacaatgacTATCTACCTATGCGGTAGGATTTGGATTGAAACCAGTATGACAGCGCCAATATATACAAGGTGACTTGTAATTAAAcgtagaaaactaaaaaaacataaatcaactagcattgttttatttacaaacaaaaacatgtttttgtccTAGTTTGTTCGGGATTTTttgaccaaaacaaaaaattttgaatatctcagaaactgcCACTTTCGGATCAAAGACCTCAGAACTAATTTTGTAAGTTTATTGttctatcacctcccgagaggaatacgtcgattGAGGTACAAGTCAACCTGTATAGTAGAACTTgtgattacaatatttacaatcaaTACCTAACCGTGAACTTATTCAAGGCCCTTGATTGTCAAGGTTTTAATGAAAAACGAGTTTTTAGGTAATTGTATCACTGTCTGATTAGTAATAAGTGGAAAATAAGCTATAAGACAAGGGGATTCCCATGTCTGACGAGACATTAAACGGGGTGGATACTGGGTATTTGGATTTTTAAGGATAGCCATGTTACGGCACGGATAGGCTGACTAGACTGAaatgatactacggcctcacagaaaaccgatgtgaaacaacgcttgtgttgtgtttcattatgtaagtgaggttaccggaggcccaattacaacccttcccaatcctctattccccaacaatctttaaattcctaactcccaaaggTCCGACAATGCagttgtaacgcttctggtgtttggggtgtccatgggcggcgtcgattgcttaccttcaggtgatccgttagctcgtttaccggcttaagtatatcatataataaattaaaaaaattaaaaaacccgactgcataaaaaacactttaaataaaaactgaatgctattaccacaaaattaaataatttcataatcaatacacaaaaaataataatcttatgcgaaacataattgagtgcaacagtcgggacccatattgaatgattttagtctagtttatttaatgggtcccgactgttacactaatttatttatttttatttaacactttttagttagttataatacggctatgtgtttctcaagatttcacccgcgacacgaaacgatagttcagaaaccgctagtcaatcgcgtcgcgtagtacctatacgagtatttagtttggataataaagaacctaattgcacatagtatttttttctatatgtcagtgatataccattttggaatcctcatgatgagctctttaaattgatacccatattgtagcaaatatttttctttatttttttttaattctatctaGGGCGCCCCAAaagccgccatgttggtttttgttttacgtcacatatctaccGAACTTCTTGgtgtaattaagacgaatccaacgatgccctgattgtcgaaatccatcaagccgtttcgaagaaatgaggtaataaagaatattaggctcatacatacaagatacgcgcgaaaaacataacccttccttggcagtcgggtaaaaagaatattaggctcatacatacaagatacgcgcgaaaaacataacccttccttggcagtcgggtaaaaaatggAACATAAAAATGGACAGACTGAAGTGACCTGGAATTTTGCGTTAATATTATGAGTTCGGTAAAGCTATACTGTCGGCTTGTTGAGCCGGTAGGCAGTAATgtcaaaaaagaattaaaaagtaaagaatCTGGATGTTCACTAGTCGTGTTTCTGACGTCAGTGTCGTAGTAAAATAAACCTATAGGTATAGGTATGAAGAATCAGAATATGAATGGCAATAAAAATTCTGTAGTACGTAGGTACAgacaagttttaatttttaaatcgtctttacatttattttgttttctagataattatgtataagtaaaacATAACATGATTCTTTGTAATATCTTCACGAGTCTCGAACAACTACACCAAACtgtataagttttttaaattaaaactaaaaatctaatgtattgttagtgtagcaagGATTTCCgaaaagtaacgcctgattcaaTTCTATATGGATAACTCTTGTTTATCATCTTAATTGGTTACAGACGGTTAAGTTTTAGTGAACGGATAAAAATTCTACTCACTCGATTATCAAATAACCAGTTACTCACCTACTACTCTTTTCTCATTACAGCGTCTGCAGTCGGCGCGATGGGCATTGTGGGCAACTTCATATCCCCCGTCCTAATGACCAAGTTCGGACGTCAGCGCGCACATCTCATCTCCACACTGCCTGCCCTTCTTGGCTGGCTTGTCTTCATCTTCGGGAACACCGTGCCACTCTTCATACTCGCCAGACTCCTACACGGACTTGCCTTAGGACTTAGAACACCATTAGCAGCCATTTTAGTCGCAGAATACACTGACCCAAAGTATCGAGGCGCCTTTTTGGGAACATTTGCCATCTCTCTCGGAATGGGAATCTTCCTCTCTCATTTATGGGGAGCCCATTTAACCTGGAAGGTAACTGCAGCTGTCTGCGCCCTATTCCCAATCGTTGCTATGGCTATAATAAGCCTGTCTCCAGAATCACCATGCTGGTTGGTTTCTAAAGCCAAGTATGTTGAAGCTCGTAAAGCTTTCAAATGGGTCAGAGGCGAAGGTGCTGCTCAGCAAGAAGAATTAGAAGCGATGATAAACGCACAAAAATTGGAGAAAGCAGAAAACAGGCCAGACTACACAGAAACTCACGTCTGTAACAACATATTCAAGAAGATTGTGGAGTCGATCAGTGCTGTTGTCAAGATATTTAAGAAGAAAGAGTTTTATAAGCCTGCCATAATTGCTATTAGCATGCTGATTGTGTTCGAATTTGGGGGAGCGCATATGGTAGCGGCGTACGGAAATATCATCCTTCAAGTGGTTTTGGACAAGAAGGACCCTCAAGATGTAGCGTGGCAGTTCACAGTGATCGATTTACTAAGGACAGTGTGTGCATTCTTAGCTATATTCCTACTCAAATGCTGCAAACGAAGAACTATTTTGTTCTCAAGTGGTGTCATGACCGTTCTGTCGATGTCATCTATTTCAGCCTTCGTATATATGAGAAGAGCTGGTGTTTTTACTGCGCCATGGATGTTGGATATTTTACCAATGGCGTTGATGGTCTTGTACACTTTATCGTTCTGTTTAGGACTAGCTGCATTGAATTGGGTGATATGTGGTGAAGTATTTCCTTTAGCTTATAGAAGTTTAGGTTCTACACTTTCCACGTCATTTTTGACTCCTTCATTTGtgatttcaatgaaaactgcACCACATTTGTATTCCTCTGTTGGGGTAGAGGGTGCATACTTAGTTTATTCTGCAATTTTGACTGTGTTCCTAAGtgtaatgtatgttttattgcCTGAAACTAAAGATAGGACGTTGCAGGATATTGAGGATAGTTTTAAAGGTAAGAAGAGTAATGATCCTGAAGCGCAAatgaaactaataataaaagagGAAGGAGTAGTAGTGAGTAAAGACGCTACTGAAACGTATTGAGCTTTGAAAGTACCAAATGAAATATACGAATAGGTAGgtattaaaatagatttaaatacaGGGTATATTTTGTATCCAAGTGAATATAggattaaacaatataataataatgattatgttgCAATTGCATTCTGATTTCTTgttaaaagaattaaaaatgtgACGAACGACAGACAAATTCCACGACTACAAttaattaggtttttaattatgcattttaaaagaataattatgTGATAGAATCATTTGTCTGATGTATTATCGATTAAATCGAATACGACAAATCGAATTTTGCTCGAAGTAATAAGGGTTTTTGATACAACGCGTACCTACTAGAGGCGTAAgattccggagctacggacaacctagcgggttaccggggctccggctcaaagcaggagtaggaacagggtggtttttattcagcaaGAGTCTCACACTATCTCTCGCCTCACTTAGGGTGAGAAAACTTTGTACGTTTGCTGCATGGAAAAATGCAggggatattttttatcccctcaaaaaagagtcATATTAGTCCAATCACAAGTTGACTGACTAATGATTTGCCTTTCGCAAAAATTTTAATGGTCAAAAGACTATAAGCTACATGGACACCCTCAATACAATAACTAAGGTATACCTAAACATTACGTATGGTACTTTTTAGTGAGATTTAAATATAGGAAGTTTATGTGTTTACCTATCCAGTATACTTTTGATaataagcaataataattactatgtatgtaggtactaagaccaaataattttaagaaaatattgtacaaataaatataagtttcgTATGACATAACCtttgcagttttatttttatgtaattgctTCTATAACAGACAAATAtacctaacattttttttaaagtcgtcCCACACTAGGAAGTTCTCCTGTACGTTTAGaaacacaagttcacatacacataggTAACTGAACCCagaccgaaacaacaatttgtggatcacacaaggcgttgctccgtgcgggaatcgaacccgctacacgttacgtggcagccggttgcccagccaccacgccaaccgtgcagtctaaaatataattataatatctattattaatttgttttaataatttaaaaatattttaaatttaaagggATAAGaaatcaaaaactatttttaatcaaGGCACATTTTATTGcgtattatgtatgtttaaaaaaaatattaacaaaaatagcaaaataataTAGAATCACATTTAgcttaattttgtaaaataatattcacattaaAACTTAGCATCTAAATTGTATTCCCACCAAAACTATTTccacataatacatataataaaaaaatattttaagtacctaaccgccgtactcagagacatttcatGATTAAGAtagcttaaactattccttagtaacaattttgttccacaaacaatttaaggtataggtaataataattaaataggattagatttagatttgtgtcgtctcactgcagggcaaaggcctccaccctccttccattcctctctgttgtttaaagcttttggtggccgtttttttttaattaaatgaaggAGTagtaattaaatgactctgagtacgacggtatatctttgattttaatttaatacgtgtttggtattaattttatttcaattatctaATAATACTGTGTGAATAAGTCTAAGAAATTTAAAACAAGTCATTTTCtaattcttaaataatataacaattgtATTTAACTTTTCACAATCTTTAAGCTTTGgttcgtttaaatatttttgtatacatatattttcagAGACCTTCTCCCCgtatatgaattaaaaaaatcgtaatATCTCTTGTATTGCAGGAGTAGTTAGGCTATGGCGTCCACTTATTTCAGATGGGACATAATTACTTATTGTCCAAAGTCGttgctcaactagtttcaaggcaCAACAGTGTTAGAATAGCAAAAATTAATTAGTTCCTTAGgcaactattataatataaacag from the Spodoptera frugiperda isolate SF20-4 chromosome 16, AGI-APGP_CSIRO_Sfru_2.0, whole genome shotgun sequence genome contains:
- the LOC118280705 gene encoding facilitated trehalose transporter Tret1-like is translated as MKPFIKQAFVVSGAALNIAGHGCAHGFPAVLFAQLKRDGGPVTLTDHDTSWIASAVGAMGIVGNFISPVLMTKFGRQRAHLISTLPALLGWLVFIFGNTVPLFILARLLHGLALGLRTPLAAILVAEYTDPKYRGAFLGTFAISLGMGIFLSHLWGAHLTWKVTAAVCALFPIVAMAIISLSPESPCWLVSKAKYVEARKAFKWVRGEGAAQQEELEAMINAQKLEKAENRPDYTETHVCNNIFKKIVESISAVVKIFKKKEFYKPAIIAISMLIVFEFGGAHMVAAYGNIILQVVLDKKDPQDVAWQFTVIDLLRTVCAFLAIFLLKCCKRRTILFSSGVMTVLSMSSISAFVYMRRAGVFTAPWMLDILPMALMVLYTLSFCLGLAALNWVICGEVFPLAYRSLGSTLSTSFLTPSFVISMKTAPHLYSSVGVEGAYLVYSAILTVFLSVMYVLLPETKDRTLQDIEDSFKGKKSNDPEAQMKLIIKEEGVVVSKDATETY